A part of Botrytis cinerea B05.10 chromosome 2, complete sequence genomic DNA contains:
- the Bcrad24 gene encoding Bcrad24 → MAPPAKRRKRSAIESSPHSSENEDNQSIQVNKFKGRLSSLAHSPPPRSSSSEPAPRSMSQSSNSTRSSSFLKPPAKAAIHPHNAAPVYLPNHRKKSTTKSPSTSPEKPRSKGRVEEKRQNADIHTLFARQSQRQQAQTEGETIPKQRIKVLNSRDIQQETDLIDDLISDDDDVGEGQAQAISIVGQAAKRGLGKNVFINSGTNTPSASQRFVRPSQASTIEHMVEEEDIRPWAERFGPNNLEELGVHKKKVMDVRTWLDNVIGGRMRQRLLILKGAAGTGKTTTVQLLAKDMGCDVLEWRNPVGSIDSSDGFQSMAAQFEDFMGRGGKFGQLDLFSDDHGDIPAEAEVKPLDQRKQIILVEEFPNTFTRSSSALQSFRSAILQYLASNTPLLSMSHNPHFKSDPITPVVMIVSETLLTTTSASADSFTAHRLLGPEILQHPGVGVIEFNSIAPTILAKALETVVQKESRKSGRRKTPGPQVLKKLGEVGDIRSAIGSLEFMCLRGDVDDWGGKVVFGKGKKTSKDTSLTKMEEESLELITRREASLGIFHAVGKVVYNKREGKVSGDVESLPHFISHQSRPKKSEVGINELIDETGTDTPTFIAALHENYILSCEAPPSSFEFSSLDHVNGCIDALSDSDLLCPSWDGSIQSSGFGGGITGTGGDILRQDEMSFQIAVRGILFSLPHPVSRKAPAAAGFRTGKTGDAHKMFYPTSLKLWRMKEEMESTLDLWVTRLIKGEIDPTSTHASSIKSGAAVFARPKAGTVESWKVKIAAPLPSQSKSKSSLNTPKEEDSPPLLTLGVSARTEMLLERLPYMIQISKSKSSHQSRNPFSSSSSSSSSTSAITNFQNNPLLASLSKITTFTGIGPAQTSDDPASLSDDESPNPNTENWATDKPNGNGMDTPRKKKQGGNMGVFMKKGIGNQRAMPMQQLEQKFVLSDDDIEDD, encoded by the coding sequence ATGGCACCTCCAGCGAAGAGACGGAAGCGTAGTGCCATTGAATCCTCTCCCCATTCCTCTGAGAACGAggataatcaatcaattcagGTGAACAAGTTCAAAGGTCGATTGAGCAGTTTGGCACATTCTCCTCCACCAAGATCGAGCTCTTCTGAGCCTGCCCCAAGGTCTATGTCGCAGTCCAGTAATTCTACGAgatcctcttcttttttgaaacCTCCAGCAAAAGCGGCCATTCATCCTCACAATGCTGCCCCGGTCTACTTACCAAACCACCGTAAGAAGTCCACTACAAAGAGTCCCAGCACAAGTCCAGAGAAACCAAGAAGTAAAGGAAGAGTTGAGGAAAAGCGGCAGAATGCAGATATTCATACGTTGTTTGCAAGACAATCACAGAGGCAGCAAGCACAAACGGAAGGCGAGACGATACCCAAACAAAGAATCAAGGTTCTTAATTCGAGAGATATTCAGCAGGAGACCGATTTAATAGACGATTTAATATcagatgatgacgatgtgGGAGAGGGTCAAGCGCAAGCAATTAGCATTGTTGGGCAGGCCGCCAAACGGGGACTTGGAAAGAACGTATTCATAAATTCAGGTACAAACACACCCAGCGCCAGTCAAAGATTTGTAAGACCGTCTCAGGCTTCTACAATAGAACATATGGTCGAGGAAGAGGATATACGACCTTGGGCTGAACGCTTTGGGCCAAATAATCTGGAAGAGCTTGGGGTTCACAAGAAGAAAGTAATGGATGTTCGAACCTGGCTTGATAATGTTATAGGAGGGCGGATGAGACAACGGTTATTGATCTTAAAGGGTGCTGCCGGAACCGGAAAGACGACAACAGTGCAGCTATTAGCGAAAGATATGGGGTGTGATGTTCTAGAATGGAGGAACCCTGTTGGATCAATCGATTCCTCAGACGGCTTTCAGTCAATGGCTGCACAATTTGAGGATTTCATGGGGCGGGGTGGAAAGTTTGGTCAACTAGATTTATTTTCCGACGATCATGGAGATATTccagcagaagcagaagtaaAACCGTTGGATCAAAGGAAGCAAATTATACTAGTCGAAGAATTTCCAAACACTTTCACGCGTTCTTCAAGTGCCTTGCAATCATTTCGATCTGCGATACTTCAATACCTTGCATCTAATactcctcttctttcaatgTCACACAATCCTCACTTTAAAAGTGATCCCATCACTCCTGTGGTAATGATTGTATCAGAAACATTGCTCACAACGACATCAGCGTCTGCAGACAGCTTCACTGCTCATCGTCTTCTTGGGCCAGAGATTCTTCAGCACCCGGGAGTAGGAGTGatagaattcaattctattgCCCCGACCATATTGGCAAAAGCTCTCGAGACTGTAGTACAAAAAGAGTCGAGAAAATCAGGCAGGAGAAAGACACCAGGACCCCAGGTATTGAAAAAGCTTGGGGAGGTGGGCGATATTAGAAGTGCAATTGGCTCTTTGGAGTTTATGTGTCTAAGAGGGGATGTCGATGACTGGGGAGGCAAAGTTGTTTTCggcaagggaaagaaaacaagCAAAGATACATCTTTGACAAAAATGGAAGAGGAATCGCTGGAGCTGATCACTCGCCGCGAAGCTAGCTTGGGAATCTTCCATGCCGTTGGGAAGGTTGTTTACAACAAGCGCGAAGGAAAGGTATCAGGCGATGTGGAATCTTTGCCACACTTTATATCTCATCAATCACGTCCTAAGAAATCTGAAGTAGGCATAAACGAGCTTATCGACGAGACTGGCACCGACACACCAACCTTCATAGCTGCCCTTCATGAAAATTACATCCTTTCATGTGAAGCACCACCCTCTTCCTTCGAATTCTCATCTCTTGATCACGTCAATGGCTGCATCGATGCCCTCTCTGACAGTGACCTCCTCTGTCCCTCTTGGGACGGTTCCATCCAATCCTCCGGCTTCGGTGGTGGCATAACAGGAACCGGAGGCGACATTCTCCGCCAAGACGAAATGTCCTTTCAAATTGCCGTCCGCGGTATCCTTTTCTCACTCCCTCACCCCGTATCTCGTAAAGCACCTGCAGCAGCGGGGTTCAGAACTGGCAAAACAGGCGATGCGCATAAAATGTTCTATCCCACCAGTCTCAAACTCTGGCGCAtgaaagaggaaatggaaagtaCACTAGATCTCTGGGTTACACGATTAATAAAAGGAGAAATTGATCCCACGAGTACGCATGCGTCAAGTATTAAATCTGGCGCTGCAGTATTCGCTCGTCCTAAAGCTGGCACAGTCGAAAGCTGGAAAGTGAAAATCGCCGCACCATTGCCCTCgcaatcaaaatccaaatccagcCTCAACActccaaaagaagaagacagcCCACCCCTCCTCACCCTCGGCGTCTCCGCTCGTACAGAAATGCTCCTCGAGCGTCTCCCCTACATgatccaaatctccaaatccaaatcatccCACCAATCGCGCAacccattttcttcctcctcctcctcctcctcttccacttCCGCCATCACGAACTTCCAAAACAACCCCCTTCTCGCCTCCCTCTCTAAAATAACAACCTTCACTGGCATCGGTCCCGCGCAAACCTCCGACGACCCCGCCTCCCTTTCCGATGACGAAtctcccaatcccaatactGAAAATTGGGCCACCGATAAACCAAACGGTAATGGTATGGATACACCtcggaagaagaagcaaggCGGGAATATGGGGGTTTTTATGAAGAAGGGAATTGGTAATCAGAGAGCAATGCCCATGCAGCAGTTGGAGCAGAAATTTGTTTTGagcgatgatgatattgaggatgattga
- the Bcrsm27 gene encoding Bcrsm27 produces the protein MSVAKSRVLELMKVQCRIFSTTFNPDRLRTGNKILRQRLKGPALAAYYPRKMATIKDLQKAYDEYDVETYDDAEEDRFEHITILKARGKGAPKKKRTAEDSKKFKGKKR, from the exons ATGTCAGTCGCGAAGTCAAGAGTGCTGGAATTGATGAAG GTCCAATGCCGGATCTTCTCAACCACATTCAATCCTGATAGACTCCGAACAGGAAATAAGATTCTTCGACAGAGATTAAAGGGACCGGCATTGGCTGCATACTACCCACGAAAGATGGCTACAATCAAGGATCTGCAGAAAGCTTACGACGAATATGACGTTGAGACTTATGATGATGCTGAGGAAGATAGGTTTGAACACATTACAAT TTTGAAAGCGAGAGGAAAGGGAGcaccaaaaaagaagaggactGCAGAAG ATTCCAAGAAGTtcaagggaaagaagaggtag
- the Bcrnt1 gene encoding Bcrnt1, whose protein sequence is MVHASDSEANLGKPVKLEMPSKRPFPFENDSGKEHKKRNINSLSHKKISKLLVALEELLAEDGVGEVEALIGSPAYSRATELRSTLRDQVQSGLSLPSSSGSGDYNVGSSPQEPVNRNPGKILTTLQITPWTLSSIPSELPPLPEVYDPTLELASFTHHGRTNGSVTDLSYERLEWVGDAYIYTISTLLISQTFPALLPGKCSQLRERLVKNVTLADFARKYGFEKRAKLPEDTIHPMKEPEKIKAMGDIFEAYVAAIVLADPENGVSRASEWLKSLWAMVLSKEIQQEERNEDKLDSPLWRLRGNVDHVQTKTKTVLNPKEKLQMALNSKVSKLTYKDIGTAKKDKNTKLAVFTVGVFLDGWGEVDKQIGFGSANGKKEAGFKAAEMALNNKKLMAKYSEKKKIYDAQQERERMALQKQEENCS, encoded by the exons ATGGTGCATGCATCCGACTCGGAAGCAAATTTGGGAAAACCAGTCAAGCTAGAAATGCCATCTAAACGTCCATTTCCCTTCGAGAATGACAGCGGTAAGGAgcataagaaaagaaac ATAAATTCTTTGTCACATAAGAAAATCTCCAAATTATTGGTTGCATTAGAAGAGCTTCTCGCGGAAGATGGCGTGGGCGAAGTTGAGGCCCTAATAGGCAGTCCAGCATATTCAAGGGCAACCGAGCTTCGGAGCACACTACGAGACCAAGTACAGTCAGGCTTGAGTCTTCCCAGCTCTAGTGGTTCTGGGGACTATAATGTTGGAAGCTCACCTCAAGAGCCTGTCAATCGGAACCCAGGAAAAATATTAACAACTCTACAAATTACACCATGGACTTTgtcttccattccatccgAACTTCCACCCCTCCCAGAAGTGTATGATCCTACCCTTGAGCTGGCTTCGTTCACTCACCATGGCCGTACTAATGGTAGCGTTACTGATTTGAGCTATGAACGCTTAGAATGGGTAGGAGATGCATATATCTACACCATTTCTACTCTTCTCATATCACAGACATTCCCTGCCTTGCTACCTGGAAAATGCTCCCAACTTCGTGAAAGGCTTGTCAAGAATGTCACTTTGGCTGATTTCGCGCGAAAATACGGTTTCGAAAAGCGCGCGAAATTGCCAGAAGATACTATCCATCCTATGAAAGAACCGgaaaaaatcaaagcaatGGGAGATATTTTTGAGGCATATGTCGCAGCTATTGTGCTCGCAGATCCAGAAAATGGAGTCTCACGTGCATCAGAATGGTTGAAAAGTCTCTGGGCCATGGTATTGTCgaaagaaattcaacaaGAAGAGCGGAACGAAGATAAATTGGATAGCCCCTTATGGAGACTGAGAGGAAATGTTGACCATGTTCAGACAAAAACTAAAACTGTACTCAATCCTAAAGAGAAATTGCAAATGGCGCTCAACTCGAAAGTCAGCAAACTGACGTACAAGGATATTGGAACAGCCAAGAAGGACAAGAATACTAAACTTGCAGTATTTACAGTGGGTGTTTTTCTTGACGGATGGGGTGAAGTTGACAAGCAGATTGGGTTTGGAAGTgcaaatggaaagaaagaggctGGATTCAAAGCCGCAGAGATGGCGTTGAATAACAAGAAATTGATGGCGAAATACtcggaaaagaagaagatctaCGATGCACAacaggaaagagaaaggatggcgcttcaaaaacaagaagaaaattgttCATGA
- the Bcerd2 gene encoding Bcerd2, translating into MNLFRILGDFSHLLSILILLHKMHQTNSCAGISFKSQALYLLVYVTRYLDLFWTFTDSLYNTTFKLLFLCSSGYTIYLMTTSFKPTHDPNLDTFRVQYLLGGSLALAFIYPYAYTPSEILWAFSIWLESVAILPQLFLLQRTGEAETITANYLFALGSYRALYIPNWLWRYFQESHWDGIAVFAGVIQTVLYSDFFWIYYTKVMKGKRFTLPV; encoded by the exons ATGAATCTTTTTCGAATCCTGG GGGATTTCtcccatcttctttcaatccTGATTCTGCTCCATAAAATGCACCAAACAAAT TCCTGCGCCGGCATatccttcaaatctcaagCTCTCTACCTTCTCGTCTACGTCACCCGCTACCTCGATCTCTTCTGGACCTTCACCGATTCCCTCTACAACACCACCTTCAAGCTCCTGTTCCTGTGCTCCTCCGGCTACACAATCTACCTAATGACCACCTCCTTCAAACCCACCCACGACCCCAACCTCGACACATTCCGCGTGCAGTATCTTCTTGGTGGTTCCCTTGCCCTCGCTTTCATCTACCCCTACGCCTATACCCCCTCTGAAATCCTCTGGGCCTTCAGCATCTGGCTTGAATCCGTTGCTATCCTCCCACAACTCTTCTTGCTCCAAAGAACAGGAGAAGCCGAGACAATCACTGCGAACTATCTCTTCGCATTGGGAAGTTACAGAGCGTTATATATACCGAATTGGTTGTGGAGATATTTCCAAGAGAGCCACTGGGACGGAATTGCTGTGTTTGCGGGAGTGATTCAGACAGTTCTTTATTCGGATTTCTTTTGGATTTATTACACCAAGGTTATGAAGGGAAAGAGATTTACTTTGCCTGTATAA
- the Bcnrp1 gene encoding Bcnrp1, whose protein sequence is MSTAIQGQQGNLDRYVVIHVATTCDEHGVYVTKDSAEVIELGWILLDAKTCDELHRESVLVKPINTPITPLCTSLTTLTWEHVRTAGTFRDAINRFDTFAAEHLTSQNLDFSFVTLDSWDLRVQLPREARDKAVVLPPYLQHSRTFDLRTEYQRWQQHHPESLPFGPSMLSNICAALEVEPVQASAPIKHNLPFHLQALAPASPRRAMEEAVTLARVLRGLIRKSQPPHEHPDVLTRPMDARADVRAFLSERSKVLHMSGLPHDTTQSELESWFTQFGGRPIAFWTLRTPDQHKPTGSGFAVFSSHEEAAESLCMNGRALNEKAIEVSPSSSRVLDRAAEILTPFPPSKNRPRPGDWTCPSCGFSNFQRRTACFRCSFPAMGGGPAAEMGGGYGGGGGGYGYGPPAMMPPPQHMGHHGGMGGGHGGGRMGGGGGVVPFRAGDWKCGSEGCGYHNFAKNVSCLRCGASRAGAAVVADSGYPSPMDAANNYSMGSNSMAGTPGPGPFASAAGGFGPSGGYGGQHFGGPPSTYALPSGLGAPTGSYPSLNTHFGPATGVHSAGAGGFDSRSAEAAFQSASNGPASAGPSNNFYANQGESDPFAFLSSGINNLSMGSGDARQNGAAAPSKSPA, encoded by the exons ATGTCGACAGCTATTCAAGGCCAGCAAGGCAACTTAGATCGATATGTGGTCATCCACGTTGCTACCACTTGTGATGAGCATGGCGTTTACGTTACCAAAGATTCCGCGGAGGTGATAGAGCTTGGGTGGATTTTACTCGACGCGAAGACTTGTGACGAG CTTCACCGAGAGAGCGTTCTTGTCAAGCCCATCAACACTCCAATTACTCCTCTATGTA CGAGCTTGACTACTCTTACTTGGGAACATGTTCGTACTGCAGGTACCTTCCGCGATGCGATCAACCGATTCGATACATTTGCTGCCGAGCACCtcacatctcaaaatctcgacttttcttttgttacaCTTGATTCATGGGATCTTCGAGTCCAGCTTCCCCGCGAAGCTCGTGACAAAGCTGTTGTGCTGCCTCCATATTTACAGCATTCGAGAACTTTTGACCTTCGAACTGAGTACCAAAGATGGCAACAACATCACCCTGAATCTCTGCCATTCGGACCATCTATGCTTTCAAATATTTGCGCGGCGTTGGAAGTTGAACCTGTTCAAGCTAGTGCTCCAATCAAGCACAACCTTCCGTTCCACCTCCAAGCTTTGGCCCCGGCCTCCCCTCGTCGTGCAATGGAAGAGGCGGTTACACTTGCTAGAGTCCTCAGAGGGTTGATCCGCAAGTCACAACCTCCTCATGAACATCCTGATGTCCTCACTAGACCTATGGATGCCCGTGCTGATGTTAGAGCTTTTCTTTCGGAGCGCAGCAAAGTTCTCCACATGTCAGGACTCCCTCATGACACCACTCAATCTGAGCTCGAGAGCTGGTTCACCCAATTCGGTGGTCGTCCCATTGCTTTTTGGACCCTCCGAACTCCAGATCAACACAAGCCTACTGGCTCTGGATTCGCAGTATTTTCATCCCATGAAGAG GCCGCCGAAAGTCTCTGCATGAACGGACGAGCTCTCAATGAGAAAGCTATCGAGGTTTCACCATCTTCAAGCCGCGTTCTTGACCGTGCTGCAGAAATTCTTACTCCTTTCCCACCTAGCAAGAACAGACCTCGCCCCGGAGATTGGACATGTCCATCATGTGGTTTCTCTAACTTCCAGCGTAGAACTGCTTGTTTCCGATGCTCATTCCCAGCCATGGGTGGTGGCCCAGCTGCTGAGATGGGTGGTGGATATGGCGGCGGCGGTGGTGGTTACGGCTATGGTCCACCAGCAATGATGCCCCCTCCACAACACATGGGCCATCACGGAGGTATGGGAGGGGGCCACggaggaggaagaatgggaggtggtggtggtgttgttCCCTTCCGTGCCGGTGATTGGAAATGCGGATCTGAAGGGTGTGGTTACCACAACTTTGCCAAGAATGTCAGCTGTTTAAGATGTGGCGCAAGTCGTGCTGGTGCCGCTGTCGTTGCCGATTCTGGTTATCCTTCCCCAATGGACGCTGCGAACAACTATAGCATGGGTTCCAACTCCATGGCTGGTACACCTGGTCCAGGTCCTTTTGCCTCAGCTGCTGGTGGCTTCGGTCCATCCGGTGGTTATGGTGGTCAACACTTTGGTGGCCCACCTAGCACTTATGCTCTTCCATCCGGTCTCGGCGCACCAACTGGTTCATACCCATCATTGAATACTCACTTCGGTCCTGCAACTGGCGTTCACTCTGCAGGCGCAGGAGGATTTGATAGCCGATCTGCAGAGGCAGCATTCCAATCAGCCAGCAACGGTCCAGCATCCGCAGGGCCTTCAAATAACTTCTATGCTAACCAAGGTGAAAGTGATCCATTCGCTTTCCTTTCATCTGGAATCAACAACTTGTCTATGGGTAGCGGTGATGCTCGTCAAAACGGTGCTGCTGCTCCAAGCAAATCTCCAGCTTAA